In Methanobrevibacter boviskoreani JH1, one DNA window encodes the following:
- the glnA gene encoding type I glutamate--ammonia ligase: MTKEVDTIMEQMEKDEIVFVRLQFVDINGKPQNVSLPPSTDMEDLFTNGTLFDGSSIDGFVEINESDLILKPDISTYSRLPWRPDDSAVCRFICDIYNTDGKPFAGDPRSQLKKQLGEIGKKGLKYNIGPEPEFFIVNMNENGNPLPYDNATYFDMEPTDKGPDFRREITFNLQKLGFEVEASHHEVGPGQNEIAFKFDDALKTADAVVTFKTAIKAIVANMAAFDEMDYRVTFMPKPFFGENGSGMHCHQSLFKDGENLFSDDNTETGLSQEALYFIGGLLEHAPALTAVTNPIVNSYKRLVPGYEAPVYRAYGLKNRSALVRVPAARGKATRIEYRAPDPACNPYLAFSAMLAAGMDGINNKIDPGDPTEVNIYKLTPEEREESGIKVLPASLWEAYHSLEEDPIIMNSLGDHISQKFLESKYSEWDDYRVQVFGYEHNRYLDV; this comes from the coding sequence ATGACAAAAGAAGTAGACACAATAATGGAACAAATGGAGAAAGATGAAATTGTTTTCGTTAGATTACAATTTGTAGATATCAATGGTAAACCACAAAACGTTTCATTACCTCCAAGTACAGATATGGAAGACTTATTTACAAACGGTACATTATTTGATGGATCATCTATTGACGGATTCGTTGAAATCAATGAAAGTGATCTTATCTTAAAACCAGATATAAGTACCTATTCCAGATTACCATGGAGACCAGATGATTCAGCAGTATGCAGATTTATTTGTGATATTTACAACACCGATGGAAAACCATTTGCTGGAGATCCAAGAAGCCAACTTAAAAAACAATTAGGAGAAATTGGTAAAAAAGGATTAAAATATAATATTGGACCAGAACCAGAATTCTTTATTGTTAATATGAACGAAAACGGTAATCCATTACCTTATGATAATGCAACTTACTTCGATATGGAACCTACAGACAAAGGTCCTGATTTCAGAAGAGAAATTACCTTTAACTTACAAAAATTAGGATTTGAAGTAGAAGCAAGTCACCACGAAGTAGGTCCAGGTCAAAACGAAATTGCATTTAAATTTGATGATGCACTTAAAACTGCAGATGCAGTAGTCACTTTCAAAACCGCAATTAAAGCTATTGTCGCTAATATGGCAGCATTTGATGAAATGGATTACAGAGTAACATTTATGCCTAAACCATTCTTCGGTGAAAACGGTAGTGGAATGCACTGTCACCAAAGTTTATTCAAAGACGGCGAAAACTTATTCTCCGATGATAACACTGAAACAGGTTTATCACAAGAAGCACTTTACTTCATTGGTGGTTTATTAGAACACGCACCAGCACTTACCGCTGTAACCAACCCAATTGTAAACTCTTACAAACGTTTAGTACCAGGTTATGAAGCACCTGTATACAGAGCATATGGTCTTAAAAACAGGTCCGCACTTGTTAGAGTTCCTGCAGCACGTGGAAAAGCTACACGTATTGAATACAGAGCACCTGATCCAGCATGTAACCCATACTTAGCATTCTCTGCAATGTTAGCAGCAGGTATGGACGGTATTAACAATAAGATTGACCCAGGTGACCCTACTGAAGTTAATATCTACAAACTAACTCCAGAGGAACGTGAAGAAAGTGGTATTAAAGTATTACCTGCAAGTTTATGGGAAGCTTACCATTCACTTGAAGAAGACCCTATTATTATGAATTCCTTAGGTGATCACATATCC